One window of the Diospyros lotus cultivar Yz01 chromosome 12, ASM1463336v1, whole genome shotgun sequence genome contains the following:
- the LOC127786677 gene encoding very-long-chain aldehyde decarbonylase CER1-like — MASQPGILTEWPWQRLGSYKHLVMVPFAVHSVYSIVAKEEEERDYTRILILPFLLTRMLHDQLWISLSRYRTARGANRIVDKSIEFDQVDRESNWDDQVMLSGIILYIGASTIEKAKNLPWWRMDGFIITILLHVSVVEFIYYWLHRALHHHFLYSRYHSHHHSSIVTEPITSVIHPFAEHLAYFFLFAIPLLTTVLTKTASVTSFVFYVTFIDFMNNLGHCNFELIPKWLFSAFPPLKYIIYTPSFHSLHHTQFRTNYALFMPFYDYIYGTMDKSSDTLYETSIKRPEESPDVVHLTHLTTPESIYHLRLGFARFASKPYTYEWYLWLMWPVTLWSVMITWIYGRTFTVERNVLQNLKLQTWAIPKYSIQYFLQWQRESINNMIEDAILEAERKGAKVLSLGLLNQEDELNKNGELYIKRYPQLKVKVVDGSSLAVAVVLHSIPVGTTQVLLRGNPSKVAYSLAFALCQRGIKVATLYENEYNKLKLAIGAEAATNIVLAKSYVHDIKTWLVGDGLNKEEHMKASKGTLFIPFTQFLPQKIRGDCFYHNTPAMVTPKNLENVDSCENWLPRRVMSAWRIAGILHALEGWNVHECGNTMFSIEKIWEASLRHGFHPVVVASSTQKS; from the exons ATGGCTTCTCAACCAGGCATCCTCACAGAGTGGCCATGGCAGCGCCTTGGAAGCTACAAG CACCTGGTTATGGTTCCCTTTGCAGTGCACAGCGTATACAGTATAGtggcaaaggaagaagaagagagggactATACCAGAATTCTGATACTGCCATTTCTATTAACAAGAATGCTTCACGACCAGCTatggatctctctctctcgctaccGGACGGCCAGGGGAGCCAACAGGATTGTCGATAAGAGCATCGAGTTTGATCAAGTTGATCGAGAAAGCAACTG GGATGATCAAGTCATGCTAAGTGGGATAATACTTTACATAGGTGCCTCGACAATAGAGAAGGCGAAAAACCTTCCATGGTGGCGGATGGATGGCTTTATAATAACAATCTTGCTTCACGTCAGTGTGGTGGAGTTCATCTACTACTGGCTACATAGGGCGCTGCACCACCACTTCCTCTACTCTCGCTACCACTCGCACCACCACTCCTCCATTGTCACTGAGCCCATCACGTCGGTGATCCATCCATTTGCCGAGCACCTTGCTTACTTTTTTCTGTTCGCAATTCCACTGCTGACAACGGTGCTAACAAAGACAGCGTCGGTGACTTCCTTTGTGTTCTATGTTACATTTATCGACTTCATGAACAATCTAGGGCATTGCAACTTCGAGCTCATTCCTAAATGGCTCTTTTCTGCCTTTCCCCCTCTTAAGTACATCATTTACACACCCTC GTTTCACTCTCTTCATCATACTCAATTTCGAACGAATTATGCCCTTTTCATGCCATTCTATGATTACATCTATGGCACCATGGACAAGTCATCCGATACTTTATACGAAACGTCGATCAAACGACCCGAAGAATCACCAGATGTAGTTCACTTGACACATCTAACAACACCAGAATCCATTTACCATCTCCGGCTTGGCTTCGCAAGGTTTGCCTCTAAGCCTTACACTTACGAGTGGTACTTGTGGTTAATGTGGCCTGTCACACTTTGGTCCGTGATGATTACTTGGATTTATGGTCGTACCTTCACTGTGGAGAGAAATGTGTTGCAAAATCTCAAGCTACAAACATGGGCAATTCCAAAGTATAGCATTCAA TACTTTCTTCAATGGCAAAGGGAGTCTATCAATAATATGATTGAGGATGCCATACTGGAAGCTGAGAGAAAAGGGGCTAAAGTGTTGAGCCTTGGCCTTTTAAATCAG GAAGATGAGCTCAATAAGAATGGTGAGCTCTATATTAAAAGGTACCCACAACTCAAAGTAAAGGTGGTGGATGGAAGTAGTTTAGCTGTTGCTGTTGTCTTACATAGCATTCCAGTAGGAACCACCCAAGTGCTCCTCCGAGGCAACCCTTCCAAAGTTGCCTATTCCTTAGCCTTTGCCCTATGTCAAAGAGGCATCAAG GTGGCGACATTATATGAGAATGAGTATAACAAGCTCAAGTTGGCTATTGGTGCAGAGGCTGCAACCAATATAGTTCTTGCTAAGAGCTATGTCCATGATATAAAG ACATGGTTAGTGGGGGATGGACTGAATAAAGAAGAACATATGAAGGCATCAAAGGGAACGTTGTTCATCCCATTCACTCAATTTCTTCCTCAAAAAATTCGGGGCGACTGCTTTTACCACAACACACCTGCAATGGTGACCCCTAAGAACTTAGAGAACGTAGACTCTTGTGAG AATTGGCTCCCAAGGAGGGTGATGAGTGCATGGCGAATTGCTGGGATACTACATGCGTTGGAAGGGTGGAATGTGCATGAATGTGGCAACACCATGTTTAGCATTGAGAAAATTTGGGAAGCTAGTCTTCGGCATGGTTTTCACCCTGTTGTCGTTGCCTCGTCAACACAAAAGTCTTGA